From the Hydrogenispora ethanolica genome, the window GTGGAATCATCTGCATATTGGCTATCTTTTCGTCAGTTAATTTGAATTTGGGCCAGATTTCGATGGTCTCCGTTGAACGCCAGGAGAAGTTGCATTTTTCGCAGACATAAACCTCCCATGCTTTTCCCACGGGCGAATCGACCATCTTGCGAACTTTATCGCTATCACAACGACTGCATTTCATCTTCGTCAACCTCCTATTTGTTTTGAGCCAAAAGCTTACGGATAATCTCTTCCCATTGGGCGCTTCCGGTCGGGTTCTCCAAAAGCTCGGTCTCGCGCGGATTGGGTTCGGGCGGCACCGGGGTGGTCGCATCGATAATCAACTTGGAATGCATGCCGGCCGGGAATGAAGAGGGATCGAGCGGCATGCCCGGACAATTTTGAATGACCGAGACATCCTTGTCCGGACGGACTCTGGTGGTCAAGGCCCACATGACTTGCTCCAGGTTGAAGGGATCGACGAATTCATCGACCACGATTACGATTTTCGAATACGGCATGCCATGCGGCGTCGACAGCAACCGGAAAGCCACCCCTTTGGCGTAACCGCCGTAACGGCACTTGGTGGAGATAATCGTGCCGATGCCGTGGGTGTACATCGCGTTCACCGCCACGACTTCCGGTAGCGACGCTTTTAACTGCTTGAACAATGGCACGCTGGTATTCAGCGCCATCAGGTAATCAATTTCGCTCCACGGCAATCCCAAATACAGATTCTCGAAGATCGGATTGGCGCGGTGGGTGATCCGGGTGATCTTGATCTCACATTGCAACCGGGTCCCTGAATAGGAGCCGGGGAATTCGCCGAACGGACCTTCCACCGTGCGCAAACGCGGTAAAATGTATCCTTCCAAGACCACTTCGGCGCCGGCCGGCACATACAAATGGTCGGCGGTATCCGCTTTGACAATTTCGGTGGGCACGCCATCCTGGAGCGCGCCGACGAATTCATATTCATTCTGCGCGTAGCCAATCGGCGTGCTGGCCATGAAGGTGACTAGCGGCGAATTGCCGACGGCGATGGCAATCGGCAGCGGTTTATTCTCCGCTTCGGCTTTCTCCAACTGAACTGCGATATCATGAAAAGCCAGCGCCTGAATGCCGAGCCGGTCCTTATCCTTGACCTGCAGCCGGTAGGTTCCGACATTCATTCGGTTGAAATCATCCGGAAATTCGGGATCGCCGGTCACGACCGAGGCCTTCGAGATGAAAAAACCGCCATCCTGCGAGTTAATCCGATACAACGGCAGGATCTCGAACAGATTAATATTGTCCGTAATGGTATTTTCTTTGCAAGGGGCCTGCTCCCGCGTTAAAATCTGCGGCGGCACCGGATACTTATCCCATCTCCGGTTTAATTCCAAAAATTGCTCCTTGACGGGCGTATCTTTGTCCATGCCCAGCATGAGGGCATGGTTGCGCCACGAGCCGTGCACATTGGTTACGACCGAGTATTGGTAGCCTTTTACCTTTTCGAAGAATACCGCCGGACCGTTTTTAATATTGGACGCCGCCCGGCCGGCCGCACCGATGTTCGGTTCGGGATCGACTGCTTCTTTTACCCGAACCAGTTGGCCTTCTTGCTCGAGTTTCCGCAAGAAGCTTCTCAGATCTTTGTAAATCTCCGCCATCTCATTCGCTCCCTTTCGAAAAAATGATAAATAAATTAAAACTCGATTGCATTTTAGCATTATCGTTTTGAGACAGGCAATTCAGATATCGAATTGGCGATTGCTAAATCAGAATCGTTTCGAATTTGGAATTAAGTCATTTTAAAATAGAATTGATATTATTGTTATAATAATGTAGTATATTATCGCGAGTGGGGACTGAATCTTACAAATTTATTGGTTTGAAGTATGGTTTTAGACGAATTTATACTGGGCATATTTACACCAAACATATATTCTTGAAAATTCATTCTTTTGGAAGAATTCACGAAAAAAACGGAATCTGATTTGTAATCATCAGTTTTCCGTTTTTTGTACCGCACGGGGTTTCGACCATGCTTCATCCGATATCGTTTTCTCGTTTGCTGCGAAGTCTTCTTTGCTCTCTAACAGGCTCTATCGTTTGGGCATGATTTCAGAAAGAGAGGTATCACGGATGACTCTGAATCAGATCATGTATTTTTTAGCGATAGTCG encodes:
- a CDS encoding non-oxidative hydroxyarylic acid decarboxylases subunit D, whose protein sequence is MKCSRCDSDKVRKMVDSPVGKAWEVYVCEKCNFSWRSTETIEIWPKFKLTDEKIANMQMIPPIPPLKK
- a CDS encoding non-oxidative hydroxyarylic acid decarboxylases subunit C produces the protein MAEIYKDLRSFLRKLEQEGQLVRVKEAVDPEPNIGAAGRAASNIKNGPAVFFEKVKGYQYSVVTNVHGSWRNHALMLGMDKDTPVKEQFLELNRRWDKYPVPPQILTREQAPCKENTITDNINLFEILPLYRINSQDGGFFISKASVVTGDPEFPDDFNRMNVGTYRLQVKDKDRLGIQALAFHDIAVQLEKAEAENKPLPIAIAVGNSPLVTFMASTPIGYAQNEYEFVGALQDGVPTEIVKADTADHLYVPAGAEVVLEGYILPRLRTVEGPFGEFPGSYSGTRLQCEIKITRITHRANPIFENLYLGLPWSEIDYLMALNTSVPLFKQLKASLPEVVAVNAMYTHGIGTIISTKCRYGGYAKGVAFRLLSTPHGMPYSKIVIVVDEFVDPFNLEQVMWALTTRVRPDKDVSVIQNCPGMPLDPSSFPAGMHSKLIIDATTPVPPEPNPRETELLENPTGSAQWEEIIRKLLAQNK